Proteins encoded by one window of Chryseobacterium sp. POL2:
- a CDS encoding DUF6973 domain-containing protein yields MRKFIVIFFNALRSLSFKKIGVVLGIGMGHPIFSILYFYASFRAFSIAKNLYPNTSSSNGRGNAFRHSFWVCIIMMYFCKVSSPEKSKKYCEKLTNLHEDLFPNEALETMMDRHNNEVGMQYFMSLLPGTHRQFFETSFFIEELQKKTEEAIVLENLDQKLDDRLVFLKE; encoded by the coding sequence ATGAGGAAATTTATAGTCATTTTTTTTAATGCGCTTAGGTCTTTATCCTTTAAAAAGATCGGCGTTGTTTTGGGCATCGGTATGGGACATCCTATTTTTTCGATTCTTTATTTCTATGCGAGTTTTCGGGCTTTTAGCATAGCAAAAAATCTTTATCCTAATACGAGCTCATCCAATGGTCGCGGTAATGCTTTCAGACATTCGTTTTGGGTATGTATCATTATGATGTATTTCTGCAAAGTTTCTTCTCCAGAAAAATCAAAAAAATACTGTGAAAAATTAACCAATCTGCACGAAGATCTTTTCCCTAACGAAGCGCTAGAAACCATGATGGATAGACATAATAATGAAGTTGGTATGCAGTATTTTATGAGTTTGTTACCGGGAACGCACCGCCAGTTTTTTGAAACATCCTTTTTTATTGAAGAATTACAGAAGAAGACCGAAGAAGCCATCGTACTAGAAAACCTCGATCAAAAATTAGACGATAGATTGGTGTTTTTAAAAGAATGA
- the accD gene encoding acetyl-CoA carboxylase, carboxyltransferase subunit beta yields MAFDWFKRKKQNITTSTEDKKDLPKGLWHKTPTGKIIEAEELRANNYVSPEDGFHVRIGSREYFEILFDDQKFEELDANVESIDILKFKDTKAYTDRLKEVKSKTKLNDSVRNATGKVNGVEMVVSCMDFAFIGGSLGSVMGEKIRRGIDYAMKHKLPFMIICQSGGARMQEAAYSLMQMAKVQAKLAQLSDAGLPYIAYLTDPTFGGVTASFAMTADIIIAEPGALIGFAGPRVIRETIGRDLPEGFQTAEFLQEKGFVDFIVKRTEVKEVLAKTINLLMHG; encoded by the coding sequence ATGGCATTTGATTGGTTTAAACGAAAAAAGCAAAATATTACAACCTCTACAGAGGACAAAAAAGACCTTCCAAAAGGACTTTGGCACAAGACACCAACTGGGAAAATTATTGAAGCAGAAGAGCTGAGAGCAAACAACTACGTCTCGCCAGAAGATGGTTTCCATGTAAGAATCGGAAGTAGAGAATATTTTGAGATTTTGTTTGATGATCAAAAATTTGAAGAATTAGATGCCAATGTAGAAAGTATTGATATTCTGAAATTTAAAGATACAAAAGCTTATACAGACCGTCTGAAAGAAGTTAAGTCCAAAACAAAACTTAATGATTCTGTGCGTAATGCTACAGGAAAAGTTAATGGGGTTGAGATGGTTGTTTCTTGTATGGATTTTGCCTTTATTGGTGGATCTCTGGGATCGGTAATGGGCGAAAAAATCAGAAGAGGTATCGACTATGCGATGAAGCACAAATTACCTTTTATGATAATCTGTCAATCGGGTGGTGCACGTATGCAAGAAGCAGCTTACTCATTAATGCAGATGGCAAAAGTACAAGCTAAATTGGCACAATTGTCCGATGCTGGCTTACCTTATATTGCTTATTTAACGGATCCAACTTTCGGGGGTGTAACGGCGTCTTTCGCGATGACCGCAGATATCATCATTGCAGAGCCAGGCGCATTGATTGGTTTTGCAGGGCCGCGTGTTATTCGTGAAACTATTGGCCGCGATTTGCCAGAAGGTTTCCAAACTGCAGAATTCCTTCAAGAGAAAGGTTTTGTAGATTTCATTGTTAAAAGAACAGAAGTAAAAGAAGTGCTCGCAAAAACGATAAACTTGTTGATGCACGGATAA
- the fbaA gene encoding class II fructose-bisphosphate aldolase: MSRKFPAGVATGSLVTEIFDYAKENQFALPAVNVIGSSNVNATMETAAKLNAPVIIQFSNGGAAFNAGKGLSNDGQKSAILGAIAGAKHIHTLAEAYGATVILHTDHCAKKLLPWIDGLMDANEAFYKETGKSLYSSHMLDLSEESLDENLATSAQYFERMAKIGMTLEVEIGVTGGEEDGVDNSSVDNSLLYTQPEDVALTYEKLKAISDNFTIAAAFGNVHGVYKPGNVVLTPKILDNSQKFVQEKFGTGAKPINFVFHGGSGSTLEEIREAISYGVIKMNIDTDLQFAYTEGVRDYMTGKIDYLRTQIGNPDGADAPNKKFYDPRVWVRKGEDTFSTRLVQAFEDLNNVNTL, encoded by the coding sequence ATGAGTAGAAAGTTTCCGGCTGGAGTAGCCACAGGGTCTTTGGTAACAGAAATTTTTGATTACGCAAAAGAGAATCAGTTTGCATTGCCAGCAGTTAATGTTATTGGCTCAAGCAACGTAAATGCAACGATGGAAACTGCGGCGAAGCTAAATGCGCCAGTTATCATTCAGTTTTCTAATGGCGGGGCGGCTTTCAATGCAGGAAAAGGACTTTCTAACGATGGTCAAAAATCGGCAATTTTAGGCGCTATCGCAGGTGCAAAACACATCCACACATTGGCAGAAGCTTATGGTGCAACAGTTATTTTGCATACGGACCACTGTGCAAAGAAACTATTGCCTTGGATCGATGGGTTGATGGATGCTAACGAAGCTTTCTATAAAGAAACAGGGAAGTCTCTATATTCTTCTCACATGTTGGATCTTTCTGAAGAATCATTAGATGAAAACCTAGCTACTTCTGCTCAGTATTTCGAAAGAATGGCAAAAATAGGCATGACACTTGAGGTTGAGATTGGTGTAACAGGAGGTGAGGAAGACGGTGTTGACAATTCTAGCGTTGACAACTCTTTACTATATACACAACCAGAAGATGTTGCTTTGACTTATGAAAAGCTAAAAGCAATTTCTGACAACTTTACTATTGCTGCGGCATTTGGTAATGTACATGGTGTTTACAAACCAGGAAATGTGGTTCTTACACCAAAAATTCTAGATAACTCACAGAAATTTGTACAAGAAAAATTTGGTACAGGAGCTAAGCCTATTAATTTCGTATTCCATGGTGGGTCAGGTTCAACATTGGAAGAAATTAGAGAAGCTATCAGCTACGGAGTTATCAAAATGAATATCGACACAGACCTTCAGTTCGCCTATACAGAAGGTGTGAGAGATTATATGACAGGAAAAATTGATTATTTAAGAACGCAAATTGGTAATCCAGACGGGGCAGACGCTCCTAACAAAAAATTCTATGACCCAAGAGTTTGGGTAAGAAAAGGTGAAGATACATTCTCTACACGTTTGGTACAAGCATTTGAAGATCTTAACAACGTTAATACACTTTAA